The Pongo abelii isolate AG06213 chromosome 21, NHGRI_mPonAbe1-v2.0_pri, whole genome shotgun sequence genome has a window encoding:
- the SOX18 gene encoding transcription factor SOX-18: protein MQRSPPGYGAQDDPPARRDCAWAPGHGAAADTRGLAAVPAALAAPAAPASPPSPQRSPPRSPEPGRYGLSPAGRGERQAADESRIRRPMNAFMVWAKDERKRLAQQNPDLHNAVLSKMLGKAWKELNAAEKRPFVEEAERLRVQHLRDHPNYKYRPRRKKQARKARRLEPGLLLPGLAPPQPPPEPFPAAPGSARAFRELPPLGAEFDGLGLPTPERSPLDGLEPGEAAFFPPPAAPEDCALRAFRAPYAPTELSRDPGGCYGAPLAEALRTAPPAAPLAGLYYGTLGTPGPYPGPLSPPPEAPPLESAEPLGPAADLWADVDLTEFDQYLNCSRTRPDAPGLPYHVALAKLGPRAMSCPEESSLISALSDASSAVYYSACISG from the exons ATGCAGAGATCGCCGCCCGGCTACGGCGCACAGGACGACCCGCCCGCCCGCCGCGACTGTGCATGGGCCCCGGGACACGGGGCCGCCGCTGACACGCGCGGCCTCGCCGCCGTCCCCGCCGCCCTCGCCGCGCCCGCCGCGCCCGCCTCGCCGCCCAGCCCGCAGCGCAGTCCGCCGCGCAGCCCCGAGCCGGGGCGCTATGGCCTCAGCCCGGCCGGCCGCGGGGAACGCCAGGCGGCAGACGAGTCGCGCATCCGGCGGCCCATGAACGCCTTCATGGTGTGGGCAAAGGACGAGCGCAAGCGGCTGGCTCAGCAGAACCCGGACCTGCACAACGCGGTGCTCAGCAAGATGCTGG GCAAAGCGTGGAAGGAGCTGAACGCGGCGGAGAAGCGGCCCTTCGTGGAGGAAGCCGAACGGCTGCGCGTGCAGCACTTGCGCGACCACCCCAACTACAAGTACCGGCCGCGCCGCAAGAAGCAGGCGCGCAAGGCCCGGCGGCTGGAGCCCGGCCTCCTGCTCCCGGGATTAGCGCCCCCGCAGCCACCGCCCGAGCCTTTCCCCGCGGCGCCTGGTTCGGCTCGCGCCTTCCGCGAGCTGCCCCCGCTGGGCGCCGAGTTCGACGGCCTGGGGCTGCCCACGCCCGAGCGCTCGCCTCTGGACGGCCTGGAGCCCGGCGAGGCTGCCTTCTTCCCACCGCCCGCGGCGCCCGAGGACTGCGCGCTGCGGGCCTTTCGCGCGCCCTACGCGCCCACCGAGTTGTCCCGGGACCCCGGCGGTTGCTACGGGGCTCCCCTGGCGGAGGCGCTCAGGACCGCGCCCCCCGCGGCGCCGCTCGCTGGCCTGTACTACGGCACCCTGGGCACGCCCGGCCCGTACCCCGGCCCGCTGTCGCCGCCGCCCGAGGCCCCGCCGCTGGAGAGCGCCGAGCCGCTGGGGCCCGCCGCCGATCTGTGGGCCGACGTGGACCTCACCGAGTTCGACCAGTACCTCAACTGCAGCCGGACTCGGCCCGACGCCCCCGGGCTCCCGTACCACGTGGCACTGGCCAAACTGGGCCCGCGCGCCATGTCCTGCCCCGAGGAGAGCAGCCTGATCTCCGCGCTGTCGGACGCCAGCAGCGCGGTCTATTACAGCGCGTGCATCTCCGGCTAG